In one Dunckerocampus dactyliophorus isolate RoL2022-P2 chromosome 9, RoL_Ddac_1.1, whole genome shotgun sequence genomic region, the following are encoded:
- the nr0b1 gene encoding nuclear receptor subfamily 0 group B member 1, whose translation MATLEGCLCRGASLRNNTTSILYSILKSDREDQQQETLHNLLHRSAASASSGLAWQQEPPRQQQACSCGATRRRGVLRSPQVTCKAASAILVKTLRFVKNVPCFRELPEDEQVVLIRSGWAPLLVLGLAQDRVDFETTETVEPSMLQRILTGVPGAAQNEAVVAAGAGGPSRGGGAGVSVADIDTIKGFLKKCWSVDISTKEYAYLKGAVLFNPDLEGLRCLPYIQSLRREAHQALNEHVRLIHREDTTRFAKLLIALSMLRSISPSVVAQLFFKPIIGSVNIEEVLMEMFYGK comes from the exons ATGGCCACGCTGGAGGGCTGCCTCTGTCGGGGTGCCAGCCTCCGAAACAACACCACCAGCAttctgtacagtattttaaagaGCGACAGAGAAGATCAACAGCAAGAAACGCTACACAACTTACTCCACAGGTCCGCCGCCTCAGCTTCCTCCGGGCTGGCCTGGCAGCAGGAGCCTCCCCGACAGCAGCAGGCGTGCTCGTGCGGGGCGACGCGGCGCCGCGGGGTCCTCCGGTCCCCCCAGGTGACGTGCAAAGCTGCGTCCGCCATCCTCGTCAAGACGCTCCGCTTCGTCAAGAACGTCCCTTGCTTCCGGGAGCTGCCGGAGGACGAGCAGGTGGTCCTGATCCGGAGCGGATGGGCGCCCCTGCTGGTGCTGGGACTGGCGCAGGACCGCGTGGACTTTGAGACCACGGAGACCGTGGAGCCCAGCATGCTGCAAAGGATCCTAACCGGGGTGCCGGGGGCGGCCCAGAACGAAGCGGTCGTGGCAGCAGGAGCTGGCGGTCCGAGCAGAGGCGGAGGTGCGGGCGTGTCTGTAGCGGACATCGATACCATTAAAGGCTTCCTAAAGAAGTGCTGGAGTGTGGACATCAGCACCAAGGAGTACGCCTACCTGAAGGGAGCTGTGCTTTTTAATCCGG ATCTGGAGGGTCTTCGCTGTCTCCCGTACATCCAGTCCCTGCGCCGCGAGGCCCACCAGGCCCTCAACGAGCACGTCAGGCTGATCCACCGTGAGGACACCACGCGTTTCGCGAAGCTGCTCATCGCTCTGTCCATGCTGAGGTCCATCAGCCCGTCGGTGGTGGCCCAGCTCTTCTTCAAACCCATAATCGGCAGTGTCAACATCGAGGAGGTCCTCATGGAGATGTTCTATGGGAAGTAG